In the Salvia miltiorrhiza cultivar Shanhuang (shh) chromosome 8, IMPLAD_Smil_shh, whole genome shotgun sequence genome, GAACTCAAGCTCGGTACCCATGGATGTGGAGACTTATATTGCTAAGCTTTGGGATGTTATTCAAGCGTTGAAAGAAGATTCAAACAAAAATAGGAAGAAAGCTAGATTAGTTACTGTCATCTTGCATGCTTCTTGGTTGTTTTTAGCATATTTTGCACTAGCATAGTCTCCCTTTGTAAATTTCAATCAACTCTGTTTTGGGAATGAAATGGAAGCTCATTTTGGATTATATACCATTGGTTGTTTGTTGCCGTAAAAAAATCATTCCATTTTAAAGTTCTGCCATCCATAAATCCATCATTTTGggttaaatataaaaaaatgaatctaTCATAAGAAAGATACAAGAAGTAAGTAAAGAAGAATGAAGAAATGATGCAATCCATATGTTTAATGCTGTAAAAAATCATCCATCTGTTACAACCATTATATGTGCCATCaaaaaacaagtatttcaaTTTCTTCCATCCATAAACATAAGTATAATCCACTGCAAATTCTAACAAACTATGGCATCCAAAAAGAATTTCTTCATGTTCATCAAAGAAACAGGTAAGGAACAAAAGTTGTAATCCAAAATGCTTGCTTCAACTATTAGTAGTAGAACCCACAGTTGAAGCAACATTTTTTCCTCCTGAGGAAAACTTGTTCATTTTTCTGTTTGCCTTTGCCTCGTGGAGCCTTGA is a window encoding:
- the LOC130998238 gene encoding uncharacterized protein LOC130998238, translating into MTSWMDKNFGRRFYGCRNWKTKNCGFFDWLDKPITERAKEVINELKLLKIKENSSSVPMDVETYIAKLWDVIQALKEDSNKNRKKARLVTVILHASWLFLAYFALA